CTATTCTGATAGCGCGGCACATTCTCCAGCGTGAACACCCGTGGCTGCAACTGTCGGATAGCTTCTGCTACAGCTAATGCTGCCGTCAGATCATCAACCGTTTCAATGCCCTTGCCTGCTTTGGCTGTGTGGGCTTGGCTGAAGTTGGCGCATACTGGGGAGGCATGGAGATAGTCAGGGCGGCGGGGAAAACCTATGAATCGTGACTGCGCTACTTCTTGAACTGTTAGCTGAATGACTTTGCAGCCGTATTCGCTGAAATTGCGGTGATGAGTTTTGGCGATCGCCTGACTTAAATCTGGTTTAGTCGGGTCGAATTCCACCGCGATGACCGGACGAATACCAGCTTCGACCATCCCCGCTTCTATCCCACCGCCACCCGCGAAAAGTACTACAGCGATGGGGGCATCATCTGGAAGTGTTGGTTTTAATTTTGTGTTATCAAAATTCTTGCAGACATCTAAAATTTTTGGTGATGTCTTTTTGGTTTTCGCTTTTTTGATAAAAGCGATAATATCTTCCCTGGTTGCCCCCTGCTGTTGTAGTGTCCGAATCATTGGGACAGCGCCAGGGGGAATTGAACCTATACTTCGTCCTTTCCAGACTCCATTGTGTTTTTCCTTCCAATTAAAAGCCCATCGCCAATGAAAGGGGTTATTTGGGTCACGTTCACTAATCACACGCGGATAAGAAACAGTCTCACTATTTTGTAGCTTTTTAGTTTCAATGTACGGATAAAGACATCCAACCGATTCCACCCATGCGGCTTTCATCCCTTTCTCTAAGAATTTTTCGGGTGTCGCAGATAACTCAATGCTTACAGGCTCATCGAAAGTAGGAACTGGAGAGTGTAGCCTGTTGTTACCGCCAGTTTTAGGCATAAATTAACTCTGGTAATGAATGACGTTTCCTTTTTCACAAAAATGCTTCATCCTATTTGTTATTGGTTCGGATTCCTGCTTTGATTTGCCACTAGATTAATTCTGAAGGTAAAAGAAATATGCTCTATAGTTTGAGGTAGGAGAGCATATTATGGACAAAAATTATTAAATATAATTTGCCAACATCTAAACAGAATTCTAGTTATGCAAAGTGTGTAATTAAATAAAGATAGGAGCTTCCACGAAAGAATTCCATCTTTTTTATGTGTTGTCATTCCGTTATACCAATGAATGCTTTTGCTCACTAAGTTTTACAAGCATTTAAACTAAAAATCGCTAAGTTATTTATTTTTCTCTCGTCGTGGTAAAGTTTCATCTGAGTTTAAATTAAAGGGAATTTATATAGGTGCGCGGAACTACATTTTTAACGCCGCGAACCTTTTTCTTTGTACTTTGCTAAGTTTGGAAGTTGACCACTGAGGTTGCTTCTGTTGTTACTTTCTTCACCAAATCGTCTGGTATTTCAAAAATCCCCAACTGCCCAATGTAGGGAATCGGTGTGATCTCTCGTGGATTCTCCAACAGCCAATGGTATTGCCCAGGCATCCCCCAGCCAGACGCAACTTGTGAGAACCGACAGTCAACTATTGTGACGATGCCGATGACTTGACCACGACGGAGGCTTTTTAACTCTGGAATAAATATACCTATGCTTTTACAGAAGATAAAGGCGCTTTCGTATTCTTTCTTGGTACACTTTTTCGCTGCATGGATGAGAATATCGCCTCGATAATTGATGGGCCAGCCACGATTTTCTATGTTTTTGGTGGAGTAGATAATTCCCCATGCCCAAGGCTGACGAACAGATATCGCTTTCATAGCAGCGCCTCTAAAAATTCAGTAGTTGAACATAAGCATCTAAAGCTGCAAGTGCCGGATGTGGATGTATTTGCGACTTCAGCCCGTTACAGATTGTGGCGATAGTTCCTTGCTCGGAGAAAGTGAAATTGATATTGACCTGTCGATCTGTGAAGTGGTAAAAAATTATGAGCAAGATAAAATTCAACTGCAACAAAGTAAAATCTTTTCCATTCGCTAAATGCCAAGTAAAGTTTTCGGTAGTAATTAAACGCCACGCTTCTGTAGAAGAACATTTTTCAACTGCTGGTAAGATTTTGACTTTGAATTTGTAATTTCGTTGCGTTTCTAAACATTCATCAGGGGCAAGAGCTGCCCATTGTTGTAAAAGTTGTTGGTAAGTTTCAACCATTTTCAGCTTCTTGCCTGGCGTAAAAGACAATTTTTACTTCGTCGGAACTTCTTTCAATTTGGAATGTGATCATCTCAATCTCATGTTCAGAATTTGTCAGATCCTTAAATGCTTTAGCGATAGCGGATTCAATTTGTAAGCCGGAAAAGTTTTTGAGATGTCCTGTTTTGGGTTGGTTGTGCATATTGTTGTATTTATTTACTGGTGTTTCTTACTTGTTCGAGAAAATCAGGCAGTAAAGATTTCAAAGAGTTATCTATCAGAAGTTCCTTGCTCTTTACTTGACGAAAGATAATTTTTGTAACTTCGCAAGCTTCTTCAAATGAACAATCAAGCTTGTCTTGAATCATCAAAGTTAACTTTGTAGTTTCGTTTAAAAGTTCAATGCTGTACTTCATAATCTTCAAAAGCCCCGATACTTAACCCATGACTTCCAAACATTGAATATTGGCTTGCCCAAGCTCTCGGCATAATTAACACAGTTACCAGTACCACTAGCCGCACCATTAAAAAGCGCTAATACTTCATCACAGTGATCCACCATATATTGATTACGCTTGTACATCTTCTCACTGCTATATCCTGATGATGATGCTGAATATTCTTCAAGGAGATCAACATAGATAATTGATGAAGTTTGAAACAGAATGTGTTCGTAACGTTCTTTATCTTGTGGCTGCCATTTATCATCTTGTCCTTTGAATGGGACTGCTGCAATCAAGGGGATTTGTAACTCAATTGCAGCCTCTTCATGGGCTTGGTCGAATCCCAATGCCATACCGCTAATGACTTCCGTAGCTTGCATTTTCTGGAGAGACACTTTGCATAAGGCTATTAATCGGATAAAAACTTCTTCGTTGTGTCCCCCAAGCTTTTCGGGACGGTGGCCTGTACCAGCAATGATTTTAGTCATGTGTAAGCCTCTTTTCTAATTTTTCAGTAATGATGATGGGTTTTTCACATGAATACTTTATCTGATTAGTTATTATTCCAGATTTCTCATAAATGCTTGAGTTTAGTAACAAAACTCTAATCTAAAAATGAGTTAAACTCTGTCTTTTGATAGAGTAGGATATATACCATTAAGTCAGGTATTTTTGAATGTAATGTACCACCATAGAGGCTAGTCTTAGATTCATGAAAGCCGAGGATTACGTCCGATTTTTCTCCGGCTTTTTTATGTTTATCAACTTATTTTTAATAAGACGGTAGAATATTAGAAATAGTTAATTGTGGTGTAATGCAGAGGTTTTTATATACCAACATCTGCATTAATTATTGAAATTCCCAAGTTTCAATAATTATAGACTTGGAGAAATGTCAGCTAAGATTAATCACCAACTATTTACTGTTTAACCAAGCTACTAAATCTTCAACTGATGAAAAATCTAGAAAGGCTTCTCCTAAAGCCTCTAATTGCTCAGTAGATAGCGCTCGAATTCGTTCAATTATGGATGTATCAATTTCTCCAAAGCGTCGATTTAATTGACGATAGAAAAACTTAAAAGCTTCCTTCTGAACAATATCTTGATAAATAACAGATTCTTGCATAATCTCCTCCTGTAAAAATTGGCGAATTAAGTCCTTACTAAACCTTAAACCAGCTAAAATCTCAGTACACCCGGCAATATTCTGTCTTTCATTCCTATCTGGAATTCTAACGAGTCTGTCAGCAATTTGCTCTAATAATCTTTGTGGAGAGTCAGTTCGAGTTAAAGGGGCTAGCGGCAACAGTGCTGGATTATCAAGAAACTGCGTAGAATCCTGTTCCCATAACCGTAAAACTCGATAGCGGTGAATCGTTCCTTCATCAGTATATTCTGTAGTAAAAGCAATTGAATCGTCAGTTTGTTGTAAGAAAACTACTACCTGTGTTACTGGTTTACCATATTGACGTTTCAACCTGACGTAATAATCTAGCATCCGCAATGGAATCGGAGGAGTAGATTTTGTAAGTGTTGGTAGAGTCGATGGGAGGTATTATCCTCCGCACCTCTCTGTTAAATCTGGACGTGCTGCTTTGACAGCATCCAGCTTCCGACATTCTTAAAGGCAAGAGTCAAACTGACTTGTAGTAATTTTCCGATGATTTTGCAAAGGTTCTCCTTAGCAAGAATCGACTGAGTTTACCACAGTTCCCGTATCTTCAATACCTTTTTTGCTCATGTGAATATAGTCATGGCAACTTTCATGTAAAACGGTTAGATTGACATCTTTCCAGTTATTATGATTGCCGTCTTTATGGTGTAGATTAACCCGTTCTCCAGGTATGATCTTATATCCACAATATCCACAAGTATGGCTTTGCTTTCTAAGCAATTTCGAGGTAATACCGTCATATAGTTTACTGTTTCTTTCGCTCCAGTAGACTAAATCTCCGTCGAATGGTGATTTATCCCCTCTGACTTTGATATGGCGATTTTCAGAGTAAGAAACTGACGGAAACGCTTTATCTAATATTTCTTTACTAGTTTGACGATTCTGTTTTGCTTCTTTGTTAAATACCTTAAAAGCTCTGTTTTTCATGAAGTATAGAGAGTATCTAGAACCATTCATTTTGCAGAACTTGTGGTAATTTCTCCAACCTCTTACTATTGGTGCCAGCTTGCTCGCTTTTACCTTAGCGCCATAATTCGAGTTGTTAACTACGTGTTTTACTTTCTTACGAAATGCTTGGAAATTTTCCACTGAGGGAATACATCGAAACTTTCCGTTTTTCTGGACACTTATGTGCCAGCCGAGGAAATCAAACCCGTCTGTCGATGCGGTTAGCTTTGTCTTCTTATTGCTAACCTTTAATCCCCTTTTTGCTAAGAACTGGCTGATTTTTACAAGTATTTCTTTCTCGTCATCTTTCGGTTTTAGGAAAAATACCATATCGTCAGCATATCTGACTGATGGATGTATTTCTTCTATTCCGTTGAGAGCGATATTAGCTAGTAATGGACTTACCACACCACCTTGACATGTTCCTTGTTCCGGGAATTCTGGATTAATACCAGATTTTAGACATCGGAAAATTCCGATTTTTAGCCCACAGGGAGCAATCAAGCTGTTCATGATGGTGGAATGATTAATCCTGTCGAAAGTGGGTAGCTAGCTAGCGAGGTTTCCAATTATTAGCTCCTTTTCTAACTAGCCCCCTCCGAACCGTGCTTACGAGATTTCCAGGTACACGGCTCTCCAGTACTCTGTTATCACGAGACTCGTTTAGATGTTGGTTTACCAGCGTGTATTGCATCATGGCATTGAGGGCAAACCATGAGAGTTTTCCTTCTACGTGCGGACATAATTTGCATCCATTGCGGTTTTTCCTTTCTACCCTTGGCTTTGAGGTCTTTAAGGGCACGAATATGGTGAACCTCAATATCACCTTTTGCCCCGCAAATCTCACATTCTGAAGCAAGAAGCCGTTTAATTAGTTCATTTCTGAACGCAGGCTTTCTATTTGTTGGCAGGTCTAGAATGGTTGCTTTTAGGTTGCGTTTTAATTGGATGCCGCCAAAGCGAGCCACCAGGGATTTCTTACCTTCTACCAGGACAGTTATTTCCACACACTTTCTCAAGCCTTGTGGAAGCTTTACCGTCTTCTTATACTTGGCGCAGATTTTAGCCACGCTAGTTTTGTGTTTACAGGCAAGGGTTTTCATCAGCGAACTCGACATAATCCATTGAAGTTTTCGCAGCCATGCAATATTTTGGGCAAGGCTATAGAATTGTACATACCCTCTAAATTCTGATTGGTAAATGTTGATAATAGTAAAATCATCATCATTTATTAATTCAGGGCGATGAATGGGTTTACCATTCCTCATGTATAGGGTACATTTTTCTTCTATAAATCTTGCTGGGATTCTTAGTGCAATAATTCCGTTGATTGAGCGTTTACCATTGGTATGCTTATCGTCAGAATATTGGACTAGAATTTTGTAACCTAGAAAGCTTGCTGCCTCATTCCTAGCATTAGTAATCAGGGTCTTTTCTGGTGACAGTTCCAACTGGAGATTTTCAGCTAAAAATGTCTTGAGTTTTTCCTTAATTTCTTTTGCTTCTTGGAACGAGCCAATAAAACCAAGTAGGAAATCGTCTGCATAGCGGACGTAATTTAACCTTCTGTATTCAGGGTCACGAACATTTTTAGAAGGCATTTTCTGGTATTTAATTTCCAGTTGACGCGCTTTATCAACTTGTCCGTTTTTCCTGTAATACCAAGCAAGTTTTACGAGTTTTGAATACTCTGGATTTTCTGCCCGATGTTTACCAAGCGTATATTCTGGGATGAGTATCTGTTCGATAAATTTATCGAATTTGTCAAGATAGATATTGGCGAGTATGGGTGATACAATCGAGCCTTGCGGCGTTCCGCTCAGGGTGGAATAATATTTCCATTGCTCACAGTAACCTGTCTTGAGTAAGTTTTCAATCAATCTCAAGAAACGATTATCTTGGATTGTCTCGCGTAAGATTGACATTAAGATTTTATGATCTATATTGTCAAAGCAACCGCGAATATCTCCTTCGATAAACCATTTAGTTCCTTGCCAAGTACGGTCTATTACTGTTAGTGCCGTATGACATCCGCGCTCTTGTCGAAAACCATGACTGCTGTTAGAAAATTGAGGTTCGTAGTACGCTTCTAATATTAAACGTATTACTTCCTGAATCAATTTGTCCTTCCAAGTGGGAATACCCAGAGGTCGAGTTTTTCCATTTTTCTTGGGAATATTAATTCGCCGTACTGGTGTCCACCGAAAACGTTCATAGCGAATATCCTCTATGAGGTTTTCAATCTTTTTGATGGACATCCCATCAGCAGTCTCTGATGTAATTCCTTGCGTCATTGTCCCATCATTTTTGTAGATGCGGCTGTACGCCAAGAGGTATAAATTGAGGTTGAAAAGTTGTCTGTAGATATCATCCAGAGGTAAACCACGGTAGCCTCTGTCTCGGATTACACTTAAAATCGTTTCGGCGTTTCGCATCTCGCGTACCTCTCGATACAAGTGTGAAGAATACCTGTTCCTCTTCGCCATGTAGACGGCTTTCCCGTCCTCGGACTACTATAGGAACTCTGTAACCATAGGGGTCGCCCCCCGTAGGTCATCCCGCGCTTTATTAACTCAGTACGTAATAGTGTGATTTAGGTGTCCCATTCATTCGTTAAGCCATCTCATCGCTGGCTGACTTCGTTTGAAGAAGTTGTGTGGTTCAAATGTTTAAAACTACACACAAACGATTATTCCTTTTTAGGCGTTGTAGGAATAGGCAATCGCGTATACCGTCAGAATTGGGCTTCAGGTAGTTTAACCTTCACCATGTCACACAAGTCTTGCCGGACTCTAGTTTTAACGCCTTCTCTCTATTTCCGGCTTTACCAACATGCTGTTGTCCCTTTTGTCTTTCAACTCCAGGTAAGTTGGTCGACTTAGAGACGTTCTTCTTAGTCTCTCCCAACTTGGTTGGGGATACCGCGTTAACTGTCACGGCGCACGCATTTCTCAATATCGAGTTCTATAACTCGTTTGGATATTCCGTTTACTTTTGAGCGTAGGTTGTTGAATATCTGTTTCTGAGCATCTTGTGCCGAGCGTCCAGTTCTAAACCCGTAACTGTGAGCATGGAATATTGCTTCATGCGCTGGTTCCAGTGCGAATTTTGCGAGACATTGCCAAGCTCTATCCGCCAGAGTAGGAATTTTCAGAAATCTGGTGGAGCCATCTTTCTTCGGAATTGGTATCAGCCGTAATTGTTGATGATGCCAATCTTTGACGTTATTCTTAAGTAGTAGCTCAAGGGTGAATCGTTCCTTAGATGAAAGGGACTTTTTACCATCAACGCCAGCCGTTTTTTTCCCAGCATTTAGCTGTGTAACTTGTCTGATAGCCAAAAACCTAGCAGCAAGAGATTTCAGAATCAGCTTTTGTAATGACTTTGCTTTACGCATATCACCAACTTGAACAGCTTTAAACACTCTTTTTTGTAAGCGGAAAAGGTTCACCCGAAATTTCTTCCAGGGTAATGATTTCCATGATTCACTAGTTTTTATACTGTGCCTAATCATGCTCTACTCCAAACAAGTGTTTTCTGAATACCTCAGAGCAGTTACGCTCTGTCCTACCCTATATACAGGTGTTCCGTAGCTCGTCTTACCTACTAGGGTTTTCGACCTTTTCCCTAGACCTGTATATAGTTTTTACTCGTTCCGTTCCTGAGATTGATTGATGACTTAGGGTAGTTCAATTTGCCTATCCTCTTCTCGGAGATTGCAGCTATCATTCCAGGAATGCTGCGAGAATATATGAGGATGAAATCTACATTTGTTACTCAGGTTGTCGTTTTCATCGTGAGACACTTTTCTAGAACTTGTTTGCCCATATCATCCCCCCATTAGCGCCAGTGTTGTTACCTGCTTGTTTTACAACTGGTTGCGCCCTGTTACCAGCTTCACTCTATAGGATTCCGAGCCTATTCGGTGTGGTCAGATTGGGAGTCACTTATCTCTTAAAGGGTGGGACTTTCACCCACATCAGAGGAACAGTTATACGTTTTGAGTGTTACCTTCAAAACATACTCTAGATTATGTATTTACCTAGAAACGAGCCGCACTGAAACTCAATATGTAAAATTCGGCTTTCCGTTTGCAGAAATATTACAGAATCAGCACGAATTGGTTCAAGAGAAAGTTCAGTTTTCAAAACTGTAACTTCTTGTGGCTCTGAGGTTAGTAACCACTTAGCAAACTCGGCGGGATATTTTTCAGCTAAATACTTAGCAGTGTTATCAAAACTCAATTTTTTTCATCCTTTTTAGTCGAATAATCCTAACATTTGGCAAGTGGACTCAGCTATATTCACATAGATTTTTTATTTATCTAATCGCGTCTAACTAAATTTTTAAACTTTATATACTGGGTATCAAAAAGCAGCTTGACTGTACCAGTAGGGCCATTCCTTTGCTTGACAACAATCATTTCCGCAATGCCTTTGTCAGGGCTCTTTGTTGGGGGTAGGGTTGCAGGTTTGTGTTTAAGACAATTAAATTTTAGTTGCGCGGCGGAGTTTAACATCTTCTTAATTCCCTACACCCCACACCCTCTCATCCAGTTAGATCAAGGGTTTGTGCTTAACAAGCGTGCCATTCGACTCAGATATCGCTGTCCATTATTGGAGGAGCCCTTGGTAGGTTCCGACTAATGACTTATTTTTGTGGAGTTATCTGCTGAAACAAACTATCAAGAATTCAGTTATTCCTTAAGAGGTAATTGAATATATTTCTTTCGGTGATGATTCCTTAATTTTAGTACATTAGCATTGAAAAAATAATCCTCGAGTCATAGACGTTTAATAGTTTGTCTCCAAGTGGAGGTTGCATATCTTCCTCCGCTTTTTATTACTGAAGTCCAATTTTTAATAAGGCTTGAGAACACTAGAGATAGTTAATTTTGGTTTACAAGCTTTTTCATGAGCTAAAACTCCACATCTTCATCTTGTGCCAACCATTCTCGTGCAATTGCTTTAGCATCAATTTGGGAAGTTGGAACTCGATAACCACTAATCTCATCAAAGACTGATGTTGCTGAACGCCACAAAGTCTTGTTTCTCATTGCAAAGCCAAATTTGGTCATAAACTGCTGTTTAGCATCTTTATCTAACTGTACAAAATAATCCAATCGTCCAGAATCAATTTGCCAATCATAACGAGCAAAAGCATTAATGCACGCTTGCTCTGGTGGAATATCAAGACCATTAGAACGTAAATTTAGAGTTTCCAACACTCGACGAATTGATGGGGACTTGGTTGATAAATCAATTGGTTTACTATCAGATGACTGTGGAATTACTTCAAGAGGATACTGCTTTGATGGTGGTGAAGGTGGTAAAAACTTGATGTTGTCATGAGTTGCACAATAAACAGTAATAAACTGTTTCTCCAACCTGTGTAGTTGCCATTCTTCAGCCATTGCAACTGGCTGCAATCCGCCAATAGCTTTAAGTGCAACATGAGCGCGTTCTTTGAGAGGTTGAAGAATTTCTAATTGCCATTGCTCATTAGAACTTTTTGCGGCTCTTATAATCATACGCCAATCAGCGATCGCTTGCACTTCGTAACTGGCAGTGGCAAACTCGACTAACTTCTTGGCACTGGGAAAGAAATCTAAAGTCAGAATTGCTTCTTTAACTGCACAAGTAAATTCTTGATCGTCAAGATGTTCATTGAGGTATTCTGACCAAATTGCGATCGCTTCTGGGCATAATTCACGGCGGAAGTGTTTTTCTAAAAGCGCAATGCCGTTATCAAACTTGAGTTTAGTAATCAAAACAACACTCCTACAATTCAAATTTGGTACTGGAAGCTTTAGAGATTCGGTCTAGTTGTTGCTGTCGAGCAAAGACATCCTCGTACTGAGCTTGAGATATACCCTCAACATTCGGCAGCATTCGCTTCAAGTCCATTGATGGCGCTCGACCTTCGACGCGTAAGCGGTAACTTGCGTCGTACTTCATTGCAGTGATGTGTTTATCGGCGTAGTCGAGAATTTTGCCATTGGTCATCAAATTGTTCAGGGAAAATTGTTTTTGTCGCCACCAACTATCGGATTGTTCTCTGACCCAGGTGAGTGCTGATACAAATATCTCAATAGCGGTGTCTGGAAAGTCCTTAAGAAGGTGTTTAATCTTCTTCAGGTGTTCTGGATTGATTTTGGTATGTTCGGTGAAATTAGACGGCTTGTGCGCGTTATAAGCTTCAAGGAATAAACGGCATATTTCTTCATCGCTGACTTTCACCATTCGTTTTTCAGTTCGGGCTAGTTTATTCGATTGTTCGAGATTGTCGAACTTGCTCGGAACTTTTGATTCAGAGTTAGGGTCATCGGTTTGTGCCAAAGACTCAGATTGATTTAACAAGAAAGTAAGTTGCTGGGGTTTTGGGTTTTTGTCTTGTTCTTGCTCTTGGGTAATTGGTTCCGGTTTTAATTTCTCGACTTCGATTTGTTCAGAATTTTTTAACTCATCTGACACAAAGTCACTTTGAGGGGTAGGGGTGTCTTCTCCCCTTTTTTCTTCTTTAATTTGGTTTTCTCTATATTGTTCTTCTTTATGAGGGTCTGATTCACCACCTCTGGCTGAACCACCTCTGGTTGATCCACCCCTGGTTGAACCACCTCCTGAAAACACGTCACTGGTTAATTCCTCTTGTGGTAAGGATTCTCGGAAAGCGATCGCATCTTCCGTATCTTTAAAGATATGGTATTCAAAATCAAATAGTCCACCTTCAACACGGATTTTTCTTCTAACTAAATAGTTTTGATTTTCCGCAGTTTTGAGGATCTTTCGTAGTTTATCTCGACCATAACTCAAGGCTTTTTGAATGCTAGCGAAGTTGACTTCCCAGCCTTCAACGTGTGATGTCATCCAGCAAATTAATCTGAATGTACCGTCATCAATTTCCGGATTACGAATTAAAGCATTAGATACTGGGGTATAATGCTGTTTAGGAGATTTGCCCGCTACAACTTTGCTCATAAAAACCTCCAGCAATTGTTTTGTAGTAACTCTTGATCTCTACTCATATTTCTCACCCCATATACGGGATTTATCTAGCCCCACACTGCGTTTACAGGTGGGGTTTTTGCTTTAGTCACACATAGGTAGAGGCAATTTGACCGCTAGCTATTGCATTGACAATGGTCAAAGCGGATTCAGGGCTAATCGCTTTGTCTGGGGTTTTGTAAAAGCCAGCAATTCTATTAGCAGGGCGTATAATAATTCGTTGTTGTGTAGTGCGTTTGTCCCAAACGAAGCACGAAATTGTAATGTTATCTGTTGCCCAGCGCTTACCTTTCTTATCCTTGCGAAAGCAGTAACGAGGCATGATCAGTACAAGTGACGGCGGATATTCTTCGAGGAATGCAGCCCGATCATCACAGGGTTCGAGAAAGCTGGTTAACAAGAACGCCGCAACCCCTACACGAGCTTTGTGATAGGCATTCTTGATAATTGGTGCAACGAGATCAGAATATGGGGGGTTAGTCACTACAAAATCCGATTCAGGGAATTTCTCCCATGACTGGGATAGCGTTGCGTCTAGGTGAAAATGAGCCTCTTTGTCGGGGTCAATATCGTTAGTCCAAACTCTATCGGTATCAGGCCAAACCCGAAGCAAAGAAGCAATCGCCCCCATCCCAACACATGGCTCCCCAATCACACCAGATAGCGGAACATGGCGCAGTAGTTCAGTTGTGAACCATGATGGAGACTCGTAGAAGTTCAGAGGATGCCTACTAATAGTTTGTGGTTGTGGTGTCAGAAGTTGTGCAACAGTCATACTGAGTCCTCTGGTGTTTGTTTAACAATTTTGGCGCTGATTGATTCAAAATCAACGTGGAAAATATTCAAATCAGTCAGTATTTCACCACTGTTATAGCGGTCTACAATGTGCTGCTTAATGCTATCTGTTGAGAG
This portion of the Nostoc sp. UHCC 0302 genome encodes:
- a CDS encoding reverse transcriptase domain-containing protein codes for the protein MRNAETILSVIRDRGYRGLPLDDIYRQLFNLNLYLLAYSRIYKNDGTMTQGITSETADGMSIKKIENLIEDIRYERFRWTPVRRINIPKKNGKTRPLGIPTWKDKLIQEVIRLILEAYYEPQFSNSSHGFRQERGCHTALTVIDRTWQGTKWFIEGDIRGCFDNIDHKILMSILRETIQDNRFLRLIENLLKTGYCEQWKYYSTLSGTPQGSIVSPILANIYLDKFDKFIEQILIPEYTLGKHRAENPEYSKLVKLAWYYRKNGQVDKARQLEIKYQKMPSKNVRDPEYRRLNYVRYADDFLLGFIGSFQEAKEIKEKLKTFLAENLQLELSPEKTLITNARNEAASFLGYKILVQYSDDKHTNGKRSINGIIALRIPARFIEEKCTLYMRNGKPIHRPELINDDDFTIINIYQSEFRGYVQFYSLAQNIAWLRKLQWIMSSSLMKTLACKHKTSVAKICAKYKKTVKLPQGLRKCVEITVLVEGKKSLVARFGGIQLKRNLKATILDLPTNRKPAFRNELIKRLLASECEICGAKGDIEVHHIRALKDLKAKGRKEKPQWMQIMSARRRKTLMVCPQCHDAIHAGKPTSKRVS
- a CDS encoding ASCH domain-containing protein, translated to MKAISVRQPWAWGIIYSTKNIENRGWPINYRGDILIHAAKKCTKKEYESAFIFCKSIGIFIPELKSLRRGQVIGIVTIVDCRFSQVASGWGMPGQYHWLLENPREITPIPYIGQLGIFEIPDDLVKKVTTEATSVVNFQT
- a CDS encoding SLOG family protein, which encodes MTKIIAGTGHRPEKLGGHNEEVFIRLIALCKVSLQKMQATEVISGMALGFDQAHEEAAIELQIPLIAAVPFKGQDDKWQPQDKERYEHILFQTSSIIYVDLLEEYSASSSGYSSEKMYKRNQYMVDHCDEVLALFNGAASGTGNCVNYAESLGKPIFNVWKSWVKYRGF
- a CDS encoding DnaB-like helicase C-terminal domain-containing protein, with product MLNSAAQLKFNCLKHKPATLPPTKSPDKGIAEMIVVKQRNGPTGTVKLLFDTQYIKFKNLVRRD
- a CDS encoding DNA cytosine methyltransferase; this encodes MPKTGGNNRLHSPVPTFDEPVSIELSATPEKFLEKGMKAAWVESVGCLYPYIETKKLQNSETVSYPRVISERDPNNPFHWRWAFNWKEKHNGVWKGRSIGSIPPGAVPMIRTLQQQGATREDIIAFIKKAKTKKTSPKILDVCKNFDNTKLKPTLPDDAPIAVVLFAGGGGIEAGMVEAGIRPVIAVEFDPTKPDLSQAIAKTHHRNFSEYGCKVIQLTVQEVAQSRFIGFPRRPDYLHASPVCANFSQAHTAKAGKGIETVDDLTAALAVAEAIRQLQPRVFTLENVPRYQNSQSFSIILSALEKEGYSVDYSVVNMDKFRLPQARRRLVLVASRGFRVAIPTHRKQIGWYEAIAHLIPTMTDSQLLPKQRQAVEQFLMANEPTPLLIQRVGGRTESKYKPAHLPCNTILRSHFTDHKGCNRSKFANIWLPDGTVKSLSIEGAAILQGFPSWYEFPNKTATAGSIIGYSVPPSFASQLFASVQSTLKGADIV